A genome region from Nocardia sp. NBC_00565 includes the following:
- a CDS encoding HAD family hydrolase, with protein sequence MVDGGPQLIALDVDGTLLQPGSPVSERVVDAVRAAVDAGAYVVVTTGRTLMTTRPVLEELGLVEGHALCSNGAVHIDVAKGEPLAVQAFDPGPAVAALRALFPEMIFAVEKVGVGTWATGISPGEFSIGEYVLVDDGALSSEPTPRLNGWWPEGSLEEMLRLLAQLRVPGASWVHGEFGPWLTVSRRGVSKGWALERLRAALCIPRAATLAIGDGYNDREMLHWAGHSVAMANAPNEVRDWADEVADDVADDGVAKILERWFGP encoded by the coding sequence GTGGTAGATGGGGGACCTCAGCTTATTGCGCTGGATGTCGACGGAACGCTGCTGCAGCCGGGATCACCGGTCAGTGAACGCGTGGTCGATGCCGTGCGTGCGGCGGTGGACGCGGGTGCGTATGTGGTCGTGACGACTGGGCGGACGTTGATGACGACGCGTCCGGTGCTGGAGGAGCTCGGCCTGGTCGAGGGACATGCGTTGTGCTCCAACGGCGCAGTGCACATCGACGTGGCGAAGGGGGAGCCGCTCGCGGTGCAGGCGTTCGATCCGGGGCCCGCGGTGGCCGCGTTGCGGGCACTGTTTCCGGAGATGATCTTCGCGGTGGAGAAGGTCGGCGTCGGCACCTGGGCGACCGGGATCAGCCCGGGCGAATTCTCCATCGGTGAATACGTTCTCGTCGATGACGGTGCACTGAGCAGTGAGCCGACTCCGCGGCTGAACGGGTGGTGGCCGGAGGGCTCATTGGAGGAGATGCTGCGGCTGCTCGCTCAGCTGCGCGTGCCCGGCGCGAGCTGGGTGCACGGCGAATTCGGCCCGTGGCTCACCGTTTCGCGCCGTGGCGTCTCCAAGGGTTGGGCACTGGAGCGTCTGCGCGCCGCACTCTGCATTCCCCGCGCCGCCACCCTCGCCATCGGCGACGGCTACAACGACCGCGAAATGCTGCACTGGGCAGGCCATTCCGTAGCGATGGCGAACGCACCGAACGAAGTCCGCGACTGGGCGGACGAAGTCGCCGACGACGTAGCCGACGACGGCGTCGCCAAAATCCTGGAACGCTGGTTCGGCCCCTAA
- a CDS encoding VOC family protein: MLRGMATVSFYADDLEAAKSWYTEVLGFEPYYTVPGGYYEFRIGDYQHELGIINRKFAPSGAHNAPGGAILHWHVDDLQASFDRLLALGAKEYDPITPHGDGDFITASVVDPFGNILGIMQNPHYLEILTKTGSA; encoded by the coding sequence ATGTTGCGAGGAATGGCCACCGTTTCGTTCTATGCCGACGACCTCGAGGCCGCGAAGAGCTGGTACACCGAGGTACTCGGCTTCGAGCCCTACTACACCGTCCCCGGCGGGTACTACGAGTTCCGCATCGGCGACTATCAGCACGAACTCGGCATCATCAACCGCAAGTTCGCACCATCCGGCGCACACAACGCCCCCGGCGGCGCCATCCTGCACTGGCACGTCGACGACCTGCAAGCAAGTTTCGACCGCCTCCTGGCACTGGGGGCCAAAGAGTACGACCCGATCACCCCCCACGGCGACGGCGATTTCATCACCGCATCCGTAGTGGATCCCTTCGGAAACATCCTCGGCATCATGCAAAACCCCCACTACCTCGAGATCCTCACAAAGACAGGATCCGCGTAG
- a CDS encoding helix-turn-helix transcriptional regulator has product MRADRLVATLLLMQTRGRVTAAEIAAELEVSVATARRDLEALSAAGVPVYPQPGRGGGWSLVGGARTDLSGLTEPEARALFLLAGPSASAVPELKSALRKLVRALPQTFRTDAEAAADAVVIDPARWGEHDQARPKLVELLQRAVVERRKVRMEYERAGERSERVVDPWGLVDKDAVWYLVAGTDRGRRTFRVDRIVDAVITDEIAHRPADFDLSMAWEEVVGEVEQRRAATSATALIAPRLLPILRKQQGRHCEVDGPVADGRVQVRVTAPTPRMIAQQLAGWGAEIEVLAPQSVQAELAVLGAELVNRYGE; this is encoded by the coding sequence ATGCGAGCGGACCGATTGGTGGCGACCCTGCTGTTGATGCAGACGCGTGGACGAGTGACGGCCGCCGAGATCGCCGCCGAACTCGAGGTATCGGTCGCCACCGCGCGCCGCGACCTGGAGGCGCTCTCCGCGGCGGGTGTCCCGGTCTATCCGCAACCGGGCCGCGGTGGTGGCTGGTCGCTGGTCGGTGGCGCGCGCACCGATCTCAGCGGCCTGACCGAACCGGAGGCTCGCGCGCTGTTCCTGCTGGCCGGGCCGTCGGCGAGCGCGGTGCCGGAACTGAAGTCGGCGCTGCGAAAGTTGGTGCGCGCCTTGCCGCAAACGTTCCGCACCGATGCCGAGGCCGCGGCCGACGCGGTGGTGATCGATCCAGCGCGCTGGGGTGAACACGACCAGGCGCGGCCGAAGCTCGTCGAACTCCTGCAGCGCGCGGTCGTCGAACGCCGCAAGGTGCGGATGGAATACGAGCGGGCGGGTGAGCGAAGCGAGCGCGTTGTCGATCCGTGGGGCCTGGTCGACAAGGACGCTGTCTGGTATCTCGTCGCGGGCACCGACCGCGGCCGGCGCACCTTCCGCGTCGATCGCATCGTGGACGCCGTGATCACCGATGAAATCGCCCACCGCCCAGCGGATTTCGACCTGTCCATGGCTTGGGAGGAGGTGGTCGGCGAGGTCGAACAACGTCGCGCCGCCACGTCCGCCACCGCACTCATCGCGCCGCGACTTCTTCCGATCCTGCGCAAACAGCAGGGCCGTCATTGTGAGGTGGACGGTCCGGTCGCCGACGGACGCGTACAGGTCCGCGTCACCGCCCCGACACCCCGCATGATCGCGCAGCAATTGGCGGGCTGGGGAGCCGAAATCGAGGTGCTCGCACCGCAATCGGTGCAGGCGGAGCTGGCGGTGCTCGGTGCTGAACTCGTCAACCGATACGGCGAGTGA
- a CDS encoding SGNH/GDSL hydrolase family protein translates to MHNDIRTEANDPMLLSPTAARDLLADAPWQRYAVLGDSIAQGVGDPSPGYDTAGWADRVATSLTTANPALAYLNTGRIGATSAQVLADQLPRVLEFEPDLVHLSCGGNDLFVAGGGLDELRANLDALFGTLARSGAQVSTFTLADVWEAERMAPMRPMRERMSALNDIVREMAIRYDAILVELWDHPLRLRPDLMSADLIHFTMSGHAVLASEMVRAFHDRLAVSVDGCRHRARPTRLHRLWCERAGEITRRIG, encoded by the coding sequence ATGCACAACGATATCCGTACCGAAGCCAATGACCCGATGCTGCTGTCGCCCACCGCGGCACGCGATCTGCTCGCCGACGCGCCCTGGCAGCGCTATGCGGTACTCGGGGATTCGATCGCCCAGGGCGTCGGCGACCCGAGTCCCGGCTACGACACCGCCGGGTGGGCCGATCGCGTCGCCACGAGCTTGACGACGGCGAATCCGGCTCTGGCATATCTGAATACCGGTCGGATCGGCGCGACGTCCGCGCAGGTACTCGCCGACCAGCTGCCGCGCGTGCTCGAATTCGAGCCCGATCTGGTGCATCTCAGCTGCGGCGGCAACGATCTGTTCGTCGCGGGCGGCGGTCTAGACGAGCTGCGCGCCAACCTCGACGCGCTGTTCGGCACGCTGGCCCGCAGCGGAGCCCAGGTCAGCACCTTCACCCTCGCCGATGTGTGGGAGGCGGAACGGATGGCGCCGATGCGCCCGATGCGGGAACGGATGTCGGCACTCAACGACATCGTGCGCGAAATGGCCATCCGCTACGACGCGATCCTGGTGGAGCTCTGGGACCATCCGCTGCGACTGCGGCCGGACCTGATGAGCGCCGACCTGATTCATTTCACGATGAGCGGACACGCGGTGCTGGCCAGTGAGATGGTGCGCGCGTTCCACGATCGACTCGCCGTATCTGTCGACGGGTGTAGGCACCGAGCACGGCCAACTCGGCTGCACCGATTGTGGTGCGAGCGCGCAGGCGAAATCACTCGCCGTATCGGTTGA
- a CDS encoding MFS transporter encodes MTEVSARIAPPQAAKTAVRTLVIACGAAFIAFLDLSVVNIAFPSIARDFPDTATTTLTWVVSGYAIAFAALLTPAGRFADTLGRRRLFLIALAGFALTSLLCGLAPTAGWLIAGRLLQGGTAALMVPSALGLVLSVTPREKIGAAIGAWSAAGGFAAVVGPAIGGALVESFGWRAVFVINIPVALALIVPGLRIPVPDTRQPGSALPDPLGTVAIALGLGGLVAGVTEGQRWGWTAPGTLAALGVGALLVLAALIRSARHHNPAIAVELWQSSPYALANAASFVFGATMFAWLLAGPLFLDAIWHYSVLGSAAALTVGAVSSMVTATIAGRVTAPTARRWIGVLGALMYTGTTLWMSTFGPTPALWSAWIPAGLLGGGGVGIVVTVLGTAAASSLPPQRFAAGIGMNLTARQVGGALGVAVLAAVFAANTDDALTAFHTLFAVCAGIGAVAALVMAIPARIPVPAVAVPAQS; translated from the coding sequence ATGACCGAAGTGTCCGCGCGGATCGCCCCGCCGCAGGCCGCGAAAACCGCCGTCCGCACGCTCGTAATCGCTTGCGGCGCGGCATTTATCGCGTTCCTCGATCTCTCCGTCGTCAATATCGCCTTCCCGTCGATCGCCCGCGACTTTCCCGATACCGCGACCACCACGCTGACCTGGGTGGTCAGCGGATACGCGATCGCCTTCGCGGCATTGCTCACCCCGGCGGGCCGGTTCGCCGACACCCTCGGACGGCGCAGGCTGTTCCTGATCGCGCTGGCCGGGTTCGCGCTGACCTCGCTGCTGTGCGGGCTCGCACCCACCGCGGGCTGGCTCATCGCGGGTCGCTTGCTGCAAGGCGGGACGGCGGCGCTCATGGTGCCGTCCGCGCTCGGCTTGGTACTCAGCGTCACCCCGCGCGAGAAGATCGGCGCGGCCATCGGAGCCTGGTCTGCCGCAGGCGGTTTCGCCGCCGTAGTGGGTCCGGCGATCGGCGGCGCGCTGGTCGAGTCGTTCGGCTGGCGGGCGGTGTTCGTGATCAATATTCCGGTGGCGCTAGCGCTCATCGTGCCCGGACTGCGCATTCCGGTGCCCGATACCCGGCAGCCGGGCAGTGCGCTGCCCGACCCGCTCGGCACCGTCGCCATCGCGCTCGGCCTCGGCGGTCTGGTCGCCGGTGTCACCGAGGGGCAGCGCTGGGGTTGGACTGCGCCCGGCACTCTGGCCGCACTCGGCGTCGGCGCGCTGCTGGTCCTGGCCGCGCTGATTCGCTCCGCACGCCACCACAATCCGGCCATCGCGGTCGAGCTGTGGCAGAGCAGTCCGTACGCGCTGGCCAATGCCGCCTCGTTCGTCTTCGGCGCGACCATGTTCGCCTGGCTGCTCGCCGGTCCGCTGTTCCTCGATGCGATCTGGCACTATTCGGTGCTCGGTTCGGCGGCCGCGCTGACCGTCGGCGCGGTGTCCTCGATGGTGACCGCGACGATCGCCGGTCGCGTCACCGCGCCGACCGCCCGGCGCTGGATCGGCGTCCTCGGCGCGTTGATGTACACCGGCACCACGCTCTGGATGAGCACCTTCGGGCCGACACCGGCGCTGTGGTCGGCGTGGATTCCGGCGGGACTGCTCGGCGGCGGTGGCGTCGGGATCGTGGTGACGGTACTCGGCACCGCCGCCGCGAGTTCCCTTCCGCCGCAACGCTTCGCCGCTGGTATCGGGATGAATCTGACGGCCAGGCAGGTCGGCGGCGCGCTGGGCGTCGCGGTGCTGGCCGCGGTATTCGCCGCCAACACCGACGATGCGCTGACCGCCTTCCACACGCTGTTCGCCGTCTGCGCGGGCATCGGCGCGGTGGCCGCACTGGTGATGGCGATTCCGGCACGCATCCCGGTTCCCGCCGTCGCCGTTCCCGCTCAGAGCTAG
- a CDS encoding TetR/AcrR family transcriptional regulator — protein MAESTTTAEHPDQRLAKGARSRASIARHAADVASVEGLTGVSIGRLATDLGISKSGIATLFGTKEALQVAAVRVAREAFVERVIAPSLAEPRGLPRLRALIDRWFDHITDPTFPGGCFRVATIAEFDSKPGPVRDAIAEDRRDWLAFLAKQIRQAQEEGHLRTRTPEATAFELDAVISAANTAHQMGDTTGVSTARTIVESLLD, from the coding sequence ATGGCCGAGTCGACAACCACCGCGGAACACCCCGATCAGCGCCTCGCCAAAGGCGCCAGGTCCAGAGCGTCGATCGCCAGACACGCCGCCGACGTGGCCTCCGTAGAGGGCCTGACCGGGGTGAGCATCGGCCGACTCGCCACCGACCTCGGCATCAGTAAAAGCGGCATAGCCACCCTGTTCGGCACCAAGGAAGCCCTTCAGGTCGCCGCCGTGCGGGTCGCCCGCGAGGCCTTCGTCGAACGAGTGATCGCCCCGAGCCTCGCCGAGCCACGCGGCCTACCGCGCCTGCGCGCCCTCATAGACCGCTGGTTCGACCACATCACCGACCCCACCTTCCCCGGCGGCTGCTTCCGGGTGGCCACCATCGCCGAATTCGACAGCAAACCCGGCCCCGTCCGCGACGCCATCGCCGAAGACCGCCGAGACTGGCTGGCCTTCCTCGCCAAACAAATCCGCCAAGCCCAGGAAGAAGGCCACCTCCGCACCCGCACCCCCGAAGCCACCGCCTTCGAACTGGATGCCGTAATCAGCGCCGCCAACACCGCCCACCAAATGGGCGACACCACCGGCGTCAGCACCGCCCGCACCATCGTCGAAAGCCTGCTCGACTGA
- a CDS encoding sirohydrochlorin chelatase has translation MWAQLELLQAGPGRDHRPALIAVAHGSRDPRSAATMSAVVAGIATARPDLDVRLAFLDLNTPSVEQVVDAVAAQGHTHAVVVPLLLGSAFHARVDLPGLLAAAHTRHPRLHLTQADVLGPDPRLISALRDRVLQASPEVGRLDRSGRTGIAVAAVGSSSSAANARTAEVARRLAALTGWRTEICFATTEPTVTQAISRLRARGAEHTLVAPWFLAPGLLTDRLVAAAPAVVHAQVIGPHPALTDMVLDRYDIALTSTLSLSA, from the coding sequence ATGTGGGCGCAGCTCGAACTGCTCCAGGCCGGGCCGGGTCGCGACCACCGGCCCGCCCTGATCGCGGTGGCACACGGCAGTCGTGATCCGCGGTCGGCGGCCACCATGTCGGCGGTCGTCGCCGGTATCGCCACTGCCCGACCGGATCTCGATGTTCGGCTGGCGTTCCTCGATCTGAACACGCCTTCGGTCGAGCAGGTCGTGGATGCCGTTGCGGCGCAGGGGCATACGCACGCGGTGGTGGTACCGCTATTGCTGGGCAGCGCTTTCCACGCTCGGGTGGATCTACCCGGACTGCTGGCCGCGGCACATACTCGCCATCCGCGACTGCATCTCACGCAAGCCGATGTCCTCGGCCCGGATCCTCGGCTGATCTCGGCGCTGCGGGATCGAGTGCTGCAGGCGAGCCCCGAGGTCGGCCGGTTGGATCGCAGCGGCCGCACCGGAATCGCGGTGGCCGCCGTTGGTTCGTCGTCGAGTGCGGCGAACGCGCGCACAGCCGAGGTGGCGCGACGACTGGCCGCGTTGACCGGCTGGCGCACCGAGATTTGCTTCGCCACCACCGAACCTACTGTCACCCAAGCTATTTCACGGTTGCGCGCGCGAGGTGCCGAACACACATTGGTCGCACCCTGGTTCCTCGCGCCCGGCCTGCTGACGGATCGTCTCGTGGCCGCCGCGCCCGCCGTGGTGCACGCACAGGTCATCGGCCCCCATCCGGCCCTGACCGACATGGTCTTGGATCGCTACGACATCGCGCTCACCAGCACCCTGAGCCTCTCGGCCTGA